The Populus alba chromosome 6, ASM523922v2, whole genome shotgun sequence genomic interval TTTGTAAGACTTAATTTACCAATTTTCTCTTCTAATGCCAAATGCCTTGTATTTGAAAAATTGGGACTTGCTTCAAAATACATTTAGCACAGGCAAGGTGTTCAGATCAGATTCCTTTCTGTCAGCACATGCATATCTGTCTAGTGAAAGGGGAGTGAGTTTCTGACTGCTTTTGAAAATTGTTTGCAGGGTTTATGATCAAATGCCTGAGCCTAGGTGGGTCATCTCCATGGGCAGCTGTGCAAATGGTGGTGGATATTACCATTATTCGTACTCTGTTGTTCGTGGTTGTGACAGGATTGTCCCTGTTGACATTTATGTTCCAGGATGCCCACCCACTGCCGAGGCCCTACTTTATGGATTACTCCAGCTGCAGAAAAAGATCCACAGGCGCAAGGACTTCCTCCATTGGTGGACCAGATAAGTGGAAGTCTTGGCTGCATTTTTATGATCTAATAAAAGAAATGGTATCTGTTTCCTGTTCTAAGTGCCGTGTGAAGGGAGAGGCTGTTATTAATACACTCCTTAGTCATGGATCCATCTCCTATATTCTCTGGAGCTCTTATTGTTTTTACAGATTCTCTAAAACCTTTTTTTGTAACTTTGATGTGCTGAACTGCCCTTTTGTTGTTTTGCTTGTATGCGTACTTTTCAGAAAGCTGTATTGTTTCGATAACCTGTGGACTAAATAAAGGGCTTGTGTAAAGCTACTCTTTTTATGTGTGGTCCTGGACTTTTGAGTCTCGGCAGTGGCTTCTATGGTCTTGTTGCTTCAAAGTATATAGTTTACCCATGAACTGTTGCTGGAAAAATTGTTTACTCAGGATGTTGCCCAGTTGGTTGATATTTGGTGGTCAGCTCTTGACCGCGCTTTCCCAAAGTGAAGTCCTGAGCTAATACGCACTTTGATATGTATGAGGGTGCCTTTCTTCAACATCTGATGAGCAGAGTTACATGTAAACTAACTAATTCTACGTGGCAATTATGAAAGACCTCCGAGTGAGAATACAGGCTCCCCTTTGTATGACATCTGGTACCGGGAAGTGAAAGGTGTGCCTATTTTGAGCATCTCTGTTAAAAAAATGAGGTTTTGCAGTGTAGATTTCGCCAGGATAATCATGAAAAGTTCAATGGTTTTGTTTAGACTGGTTCAGCTCTGGAGGAGGATAAATGACAAAGCAAAACACAGGTAGGGGAGTAACCATGTAATGTCTTGGGACGACATGATCTCGCCTGACAGGTAAGGCAATAGATCTGCACAGGTGTGGAGAGGCTTCTAGGCTCTAGCGTTTACTGGATTATTGAAGAGGCTTAAACAAACCTCATTGGATCCAAGCCTTTGCTGAAAGGTAAGGAAGTGCAACACTGGAAGCTCACAGACACGGATAACAAGTCCTTTGTGGAGATTTAGGGACCCATGAAATACACAGCTCGCATGGAGAATATGATATATCTGGGAAATGACCTAGTTTATGAGCAATTATTTAGAAATGATAGTATCAGGTGACCGTACTTTAACACCATTTTCTAAGCCCAACTATAATAGGAGAGTCATGTTAGCATTTAATGTTATTAGCTGTACAGAGCTAAATAGAGCAAAATTGGGAACATGAGAGGTGTAGCTGTTACTGGTTAGGatttaagtttgatttaaaatcttcaatttgagttttataaatctcaATATTATGAAAGTGTTTTGTGTGATAGCTTTGTATCCAAACTATTCAAGTTAGGTATTGTTTAtttctgtgttttaaaagtgtttttaaaaaaaattaattttttaattttttaatttattttaaattaatatatttttaatattttcaaatcattttaatgtgttgatgttaaaaataatttaaaaaaacaaaaaaaaaaacacatcattaacatatattttaaaataaaaaattatttaaaaagaaacacaTTATAAAACTTACTTTAACGTTAGGTGAACCAATCAGCTTCCTTGTAAGTGGTGTCAGTCAGGTGAACAAGGTCACCTTAACGTTTATGTTGGCGGGGTCAGTTAAGCTAGtgaagattgttttttatacaGTTTAGagtctatttaattttttaaaaaaaatatcttttaaaaaattaattttaatttttaagatcattttaatattattgtgttaataaattttaaaaataaaaaggttattttaatatatttttaaagaaaaaaacatttttaaaaaataacaaatattacagtatcaaattaaaatcttatCCCAACATGATGTATGGCCCTCGGATCCCTCAGCGATCTTGATGAGCTTGCCTTGTGTCTCGTTCCAAGACTTGGTGATGGAGGAAAATCCCCCACCCAGGCAGTCAGGCACAATCATGATTCTGTTGGTATGTTCGGTTTGGTCTTTTAAAGAGAGGTACCAATGAATATTTGagattatatgttatttttaaaaatattttttatttataaatgtattcttttttaaaaagctatttttaatactaatatgttaaaataattaaaaattactaaaaataatttaaaataaaaaataaaataaattttaataaaaataaattgaatttcaatACCAAACATCCCCCAAACCCACAAGTCCAAGCTCATGAGTTATTCTTGTACCATATGCGATCATGGAAAATGATACTAAATTGTATTCCATGCCACTAATGATAGCATATGCTAATTTGTTCGATGGTGATGGTGGAGAATGAAAGCTTGTGTTAGGTTTACCGTcctttttaatctaaaaaaagttttaaaattccttttttttttccatggcaTTTTTTCTTGGCTAATCTATATTGTCTTTTCAGTTCTACCTCCACATGTTAGAATTTTCCAATGTTACTtgtataattcttttaaaatttttatttattttttacaactaaataacttaaatataagttgtttttcatattttattttaatttttcttaatctctttcatatttcctctgaGATCCCAAACTATTATAATATATCATATGAAcacttaagaattaaaaaagaagaaagaactcAAAAATCCAATTCAAAAGGTAGGCTATTTAATGACTAGGGGCAAAATTGGAGATTTCTTAGAAACTAGAAGGGGTAACACTAGAACATCAAAACTGAAGGGATAGAAGTGAAATATTTGGGCAAAAATAAAGTCCACCCTTTTTCTTTTGCTAATTGCTCAAAGTATTGCTTCAGTGGATTGGCTTTGAAGCCTTTTTTCTTATgcctgtttatttattttttctttgaaatgtgtttttaaaaaaattatttttttcaaattaatatttttttttgatatttttatatttatatcaaaaataattttttaaaaataaaaaaatattattttaatatatttttaaataaataacaattataacagcactcaaaaactaattcaaaaacTAACCTGCAAGCGGGCTCAAATCTAGACCGCCCTATTCGGCCTCCTTGAGTCtgataatactaaaaaaaaaaaaaaaaaatgcaaaaatacaGAATTAAAAGCTCGCCCAAAATTCTAATCAAGGATCCGCTAGCCGAGAGGACCATCCACAAGACGTAGAGCACACCCAACCACAAAACAATCTGTCCACACACTATAATAATATCCACAAGATCACGTGCACCACCTCCCCCTATAAAAGCTCGATTTCTCCCTCCTACATCACCCTATCAATCTCTcatctctcatctctctctctcaatcccCTAGGGTTTCTTTCAATAATGGCAGACGAATCTCAATACTCAACGGCCACTGACACCACACCACCATCATCCAACAAACGCAAATATGATGACCAATCAGCACCGCCTCCGTCGACACGTAGGCAAACTGGATTCTCATCTCCGATTTCTGACCCCGCTCCACCTCCATCTTACAACAGCGTGGCGCCGCCTGCTGACGAGATCCAGATGGCTAAACAGAAAGCTCAGGAGATCGCCGCTCGTATAATGAGTGGTGCTGGTGCTGATATTAAGCGACCCAGGGCTGAAAACGGTGCGAGCGGGTTTGATTCCAGTGAGAATAACAAGGGATTCAGCTCTGCTCCTCTAGGTTCCATCTCTcttgatttatcttttttgaaTGTTCTCTCTCGAGCTGCTCTCTATGTATGTGTATGTATATGTATTTGTGGATCTGTGCGCTTTcatcttatttaattatttgaattttacactcttgagtttttaattttttctattgtaTTTCTTATATGAACCTCTGTTTTCAATGTTTTTAGTACTTTGATGATTCTTTTTGTAATACTGTTTCTGTTGGCTGTTTATGCAAGTATCGTTGTTAGGGTTTTGTCGTTCTGgagttttagtgttttttatactCTATGCCTTTGGATTTCATCCATTGTGTGGCGTTGATTCTCTTTGACTatgtaaaatctaaaaaacatagCTAATGGGTGTTTCTATTCAGCTAAGATGCTGTAGGTATATGTAATGGTTGCTTATGTAAGTATATTTTAGCCAGGGTCTCTTTTGTTTTTACGGTTTCTGATACTCTTTTTCTTAGAAATATCgtgtttttgttgatatttacTGTTTGTAGTAGAGATCTCTTATTTGTGGTCGCCAActtgattttcattcttttttctcaggttcattcttttttttagctGTATAGTAAGCAACTCAAGATGAAATTTAGGTTTGATTTGAAACTTCAACTAACTTCTTTGATTGACAACAGATATGAAGTCTACCATGTCAAACTCAGTCCCTTCATCAATTCCAGTTTCATATGGCTCATACCTGGGTGGTTCTGGTTCgagtaaaaaaattgacattccTCAAGGCAGGGTTGGTGTTATCATTGGTAAAGGTGGAGAGACTATCAAATACCTTCAGCTTCAGTCTGGAGCAAAAATTCAGGTCACTCGAGATATGGATGCAGATCCCAACTCCCCAACCAGAATGGTTGAGCTTATGGGCACTCCTGAACAAATTGCCAAGGCAGAGCAGTTGATCAATGATGTCCTTGCAGAGGTAGACAACTGACTTTGTATTCAAACTTGTATGTGCTGCTGTGGCTGGTATAATTATTAATGCTTTTCAGCCACATGGGATAGTTCAGTGATTTTAGGTTTTAGTGATAATCAATTGATACCATGCATTTTTAGATGTGTGTATTTTAGGATTTTGTCATTGATGATTTATCATGGTGCACATTAGTGGCTGACTTATGCTTTATACGTTATTTTTCCAGTGAGGTTTTTCTTCctacaactatattttttttaatttgattttaaatttttttagggtaCTTATAGTGGTGAATGTTTTGCTGTCCAGGCTGAGGCAGGGGGTTCTGGTACAGTTTCCCAAAGGTTTACAGGTCACGGTGGTTCTGAACATTTTGCAATGAAGATTCCCAACAACAAGGTGTGTGAACATTTTGCAATGAACATTTTTGTTTCTATTCTGGGTGGTTTGGTTCAGGATAGTTTGTGATTCACAATGAATTCAGGTTGGTCTGGTTATTGGCAAAGGTGGTGAGACAATTAAGAATATGCAAGCTAGGTCTGGAGCCCGCATTCAGGTTTGTTTTCTGAATCACATCTtcacccttttttcttttatagaaaCCATCTTCACAtcttttgatttcatcattGTTCTTCGTGAGAGGTGTCTCTCTTGAAGTATGTGACTTTAGTGAATGGTAAATTGGTTATTTTTCATGCTGTCTATTATTCTTGTTGAGTAAAATTCTCAGTTGTCATTTACTCAGCTCATTATTTTTGAACTTCTGCAGGTTATACCTTTGCATCTGCCCCCAGGTGATACATCTGCAGAAAGAACAGTTCACATAGAGGGCACCAGTGAGCAGGTCGAGACTGCAAAACAGTTGGTTAATGAAGTCACCAGTGAGGTATGTTTGGTTGTTGATGTTAGTTTGCAGAGTTGGCCCCGAGGAACTCccaagttttgttgttttggaaCATTAAACTTTCAGGAAACAGTTCCATATGCATGCCTATGACTTTATTTTTGGTAGCTGcttcttttggatttttttgtagGGTTAGTGATTTGGTTGTGAACATgtggttatatatataattctgatAGCTATGCCATTCTTTTTGACAATATAGTTTCTTAaccatgatataaaaaaaatattatgtacaTTTCTGTTCATACAGTGAGAAATTGTAGAAGTCAATGTTGCTCTCTTTTATTGTGCTGCTTTAGGGTCGGGTATATTTTTCAGATTGGTCTGTGTATATTGTATGTTCCAGTGCAGGTTACAAGGGGATTCTTACTGTTTGTCTGGTAAAATATCTCATATAAAtcatttttggctttttttaatgatattatacATTGTTCTAGAAATATTTCTAAACATCCTTTTGATATCTTCAAGTTCATAATACAGTCTGGGTTTTGCAATTCTCTTTGTTTCTTCACAagtcaaataaatttttctttgttatacactttctaattgtttttttatttatttcttatgcATTTCATCGGAGAATCTGCTTTAGTCTTGTTGTATTTAGCTAGGCTGTTTTCTGAGCTCttgaattaatatttcattatgACCTTGGAGCATATATCGAACATTTATCCTTGTGTTGTCCAAGGAACCTTGGCCGcttttataatgaattttgtctttccttttcctttacaaATTTCATAGGACGAAGCTGATTTAACTTTTCTATTTATGcttcaaagtcaaatcaaaTTTCATAGATATGTTTGTTTCTCTTATCCTATTGTTATGCTGAATACCTATGAGCCCTGGTTATTGGAcataatcatataaattgttattattcactTATTGGATTATCAAGATTCAGATTTGCAGGCTGCTTTTGCTTGCACCTCTTGGCATGTATATGCTTAGCtgatgtttttattcttttgccTTTGGCAATCTGAGCTCGCGAAGAAGAGTGTTGACTGTGCAATGCTAACTATTGTGGTGGATACTATTGGcttgtttattaatattttgctGGTTTATAGTTCGCTTAGGAATTGGATGGAATTTAAATTGTACCCCTCAATATACATCTGGATTTCTCATAGATCAACTTGATAGAAAAACTTAAACCGTCACTGTTTTCTGGTTGCAACTGCATCAGTTTCTTATATAAATGCAGTTAGTGTCTCCTTACTAAATCTCTTGAGGTGAATGGTGGATATATGGTTTAAGGCTATGGCAGAGGTTTATTTGGAAACTTAAAAGTGCCAAGTTGTTATTGAGAGTGATTACAACTGTCATGAAGTTGGTAGGACTGTGTTGATCTATTGAATCTTCGGTGATACAAGTTCTCATACCTCTCCTGCTTAGGTTGGTAAGCACTGTAAAAGCTTCTTTAGCCAATGATTATTTGAGCAAAATATTTGGTCATTCTTGGTTGTGTTCCCGAGTGAATGGTTCTTGGATATAGCTTGTTCTGCCGCCATATGTGCTTATTGATTGTGTCATATGACTGATATTATTATTGGGAACTATTGTAGGGTTAGTGTTGTTGGAATTTTGGTGACACCAACATAAATTCCCTTGTGTTGGTGTTTCCCTCGGCATTGCCCTGGTATGGTTCTGAATCCTGTTTTCTAATATTtagtaaatgatattttatggAGAGGAGCTGAAAGTTTGCTTGTGATGGAGATGTTCCTTTAGCTTGGATAACTTGGTGTTGGATCAAGAGCCTTTGGGGTAATTTCATTTGTTAAAGATTTTCCTCTGGTATCCGGTTGAGTTTTTGACTTCAAGGTTATTATGGAAATAACTGTTATGTCACCTTTGGTAGTTTGGActtctcttttgaaaaaatgaaGCTTGAAGATATTAAATGTTTAATTTGTCAATCTTTTCATCTGAGTTTAAAACTGTTTTAGTGGTATCTTTGGCAGTTCTTATGAATTTGTTTCTGTTATCAATAATGTTATTGGTAAAAGTCCCTAACAGTTAACAATCGAGTTCTTTATCAAGTTGCAtaccattatattttttttattcttgcttTTCCAATGTGGATTCCAATCTCTGTTGGTGCCCCCCTTATTCAAGGGTATTAGGTTGTTTAAGAATTATAAAGGTTGATATCACATTTATGCATTCTATTGCTCTTTGCTATTTCGTGCAGAAGTGTTGTCTCCATCCGTCTCCATCctgctttcctttcttttattcttcTGGAGTGATTCACATGCATTCAGTTTGCAATATGTTTGTCTTGTTGTCAAGGGCCTTGTGGTGAAGCTAATTAGACAGCTTTCTAATAAGCATTTTCCTTTAGGTTGATAGCCAAATGCAGTTACTGAGCTATAGAATCACCATGGTATCCTTGCATTTTCTATTCAATGGTTCCCTGAAATATGGTACTGTTATATTACTGAAATCTTGTAAGTTTCATTTAAATCAATTGATGCATCATTAATGAGACCGTGTCCAGTTTCCATAGATAGGGTCTTTCAAGGATGCATATCAATAAGTATGCATCTCGCTTTCTTTTTGTGGTATAGCTTGTATGGTatttgtggattttgttgtaCCCATTCACTTCAAGTAGGGTGAGGTTGAGCTTCTGCTGGAGTAACTCAGTAATTCCTCCATCCAAGTACGGTATGTAGGCATTCATACCTCTTCCTGGTAAAATATGAGATCCATTAATCCCTGAATTGGACCTATTTGTTTAGTTATGTTTATgcagatttttatatttttctcattttagttGTTTCATGTTTTATCTGTACATGCGTTTATCTGTACATGCACAACAAATTTTCTCATTTTAGTTGTTTTCATGTTCATATAAAAGATGTTTATATTTGTACCCATCCTGTATCTTGCAATATGTGGtttgaaatgtgtttttttttcaagttcccTTCGGTTATATGAAACATCTATTTTCTGCAGAATCGTATGAGGAATCCAAACATGGGTGGAGGTTATCCCCAGCAAGGATATCAAGCTCGGCCACCTACAAACTGGGGTCCATCTTCTGCTCCACCAATGCAGCCAGCTGGCTATGGCTACATGCAGACTGGAGCATACCCTGGCGCATCAGCACAGTATAATATGTCTCAGCCCGCTTATCAAGGCTATCCTCCACAACAGCCATCTGGTGGATACCCCTCTAACTGGGACCAGTCAGCTGTCTCAGCAAATCAGcaaaatcaagtttatgattaCTATAGTCAGCCACCTTCATCTCAGCAACAAACCCCTGGTGCTTCTGCAGCTCCGGCAGACAGCACTGGTTATAATTACAGTCAGGCACCAGCTTCTGGTTATAACCAACAAGGGCAGGGTTATAGTCAAGATGGCTATGGTGGGTATCAACAGCCTGGGTATGGTCAGCCGCCGCCGTATGATCAACAGCAAGGTTATACTTCTGCTCCTAACTATAGCAATGTAGCTAACCCAACTCAGGAAGGACATGCTCCTTCATATGGAGCTCAAGCAGATTCAGCTCAAGCTTCATCTCAACCATCCGCAACAGGACAGCAAGGTTATTCTACTGGCCAGCAGCCTAGCCCAAACCCAGCAAGTTATCCATCTCAGGGAGCTGCTCAGCCTGGTTATGGATTACCCCCGTCTTCCCAAGCTGGCTACGGGAGTCAACCACCTGCACAGTATGCAAGCTATGGAGCACCTCAATCACAGAAACCTCCAGCCAATCCACCTGTTTATGGGCAGAGCCAACAGTCACCCAGCACCCCTGGAGGCTATGGCCAGCCTGCTGGACAGCCAGGATATCCACCCTCCCAGCCACCACCATCTGGCTATGTGCAGCAACCAGATTCAGGTTCCCAGCGTGCGGCACCATCCAGTTACGGTGCTGCAGGTGCTCAGCCAGGGTATGCTGCTCCTACTTATGGTGCACCACCAGTTGGCCAACCAGGTTATGGACAGGGGGCTCAACCATACAATGCTTCTTATGGTAGTGGTTATCCACAGCCTGCTGCATATTCGGCTGATGGCAATGCAGCTAACAATGCTCGCGGGACATATGAATTAGCACCAGCATCACAGACTGCTTCTCAACAGAGTGGAGTGGCTAAAGCATCACCACAAAGTTGATTTCTGTTGGACGATTCCATTTTCTTTCGGGTGAATGATATGTTTATGTACAAGTACTTTGGGTGTAGACAGGTTTTGTAGTGCTTTAAGATGCtcttattctgttttttttcattttttttttattgtactttttaaatttgtttcttcGGATGGTTATATTGCTGTGTTGCAAATACTGTCTACTGTTATTTTCTGGCTGTTTACTTCGAATGTTTCATGGATTGCTGACTCGGGTCATGCGAGCAAAGCTGACTGAAACCTTTTAGGACCTATTCCCATGAAGTTTTTCCTTACTGCTATGAGATTCCAGgttatcaatttttttgctttgtatTGCGTTCTGCGTAGTCATGACGTCAAAAGCTCGAGAAAGTTGGGATTCgtacttgatataaaaaaaagcgTGCCAAGCGATTGCTCTGGAGTGTAGTTTTTCGAACAGTGGAATCTCAAGCAGTATCTGATTCCTCTAACGTGACCATTGTCTTCCACGCTCTTTTTCGACAATTTCTGTGATGATAAAGGTAgtatttgattgttattttggGACAGGACAGTGGAGACATGTCATtatgttctgtttttttaaggatatagatttactctgtttttatgctattatttttatctttgcaGCCATGCATGTTTATACTGCGTTTATTATTGAAAACTAACCAAGAGCAATGTGTGTTTAAAGAATAACCATGGGAAGGACGATAAGTCTGGCGAGTTGGAGAAGAAGTCTGTCCTAATTTGCCAGCGAGGAGAGTCTCTTGAAGTCGTGGGCATGGAGAGTTACAGAACACACTATGTGAATTCCCGTGCGATGCTGCGGGTTGTGACATGAATAATATAAGAAACGTAAGTCAAAGCTTACTCAAATTAATTCAAGAAGATGAATAGGCAAAGAATATAACGAACCGAAAACACCAGGTTAAAATATGCAACCATACGGAGAAGGCTATCATTACGATTTCAATTCAAAAAGGCTGAGCCTCAAACATTTTAAATGCAAATTATGGTCGCAATGCTAGTTAAGAAGTGTTTAAAACTGATGTAACAAAACAACCCATGAGGAATAGAAGTGGAACATTTTAAATGCAAATTATGTTTGCATGCAATCTTATAatctttaccttttttttttagcttctcAAGAAGAACTGCTGTGGTGAATATAAAATTGCATTCCAGTATTTCTccaatgcctttttttttttttaaagttttaattatggAACAAGAAGCGGCCAAGGAAGTTTTGCCGAAGGAGGCAACATTATAATCTGATACCGTGGGCTTGGAGAACAGCTTCGATTGGTCACCGGATCTTTTTCGAGTAATTAAGTTTTTGAGCCTTTTGAGGCTTTGATGGATGAATTTTTGTTGGAGCAAGCGATACACGTGGAAGCAAGTCGAGGCCGAAAAAGTCCTTCAGAGTGTACAATAATAGTTCGCTGGGCTTTGATTCGATGCAAGCAGCCATGCAGCATAGAGAATCTGTCCAGGGcccaaaatgaaaattatataaaatagaaaagtaaGGGAAATAACATATGGCAAGAGTATAGTGGTCAATGCAAGACACTGTATCACCTTCACTGCACAGTATTTCCAGCAGATCAACAAATAATAGTCCTGGCCGATACAAAACCCTACCCTCTCCTTTTCTATCTcgctctctccctctccctctctccctctcccatCACGAATAGTAGAAAATTTGAGGTATTGGAATTAATCTTAAGAAATTAATGTATTGTCCTATTAAATATTGCGTTTGATTTGACACAAAGATCTGATTTTATGACATTTAGGAAAGGAATGGCATCGAAGCTAGTGCAGTTGCAATCCAAGGCCGCTCAAGCCTCGCAGTTGGTGGCAAAGCATGGTGGTTCTTATTACAGGCAGTTGCTAGAGCAAAACAAGCAATACATCCAGGACCCACCCACTGCTGAGAAATGTAATCTTTTGTCAAAGCAATTGCTTTACACACGTCTCGCCAGGttggttttctttgttgaattgTTTAATTCAATTGAATAGTGCTAATTCTTTGGCTGTGTTTTATAGATTTCGCAATGGCAACAACAATAACATggactttttgtatttttatttttatttcgtATTAGGCAGTTTAATGGTTAGATTTTGGTTCAAATAACCGGGCTCAATTGGCTGCTTAAGATTTTATTTGGGTTGTTTATGTTGCACTCGAGTTCTGAATTTAGGCTGCCTGGGAGGGATTAATGTCATAATATAAGTAGTTGATTGCCATAGAATATTTTAGTCTATATAAGTTTTGGATATCACGTTGGGACGGGTCATTTGTATGCCCTTTTTATGCTTGAACTGCCTCATAAGGCCAACTAATTGTAATTGCAACCGAGAAAGAATTCCATTGTTTAGTGGGTCAAGTCTGTTGCCagtgttcttgttttttgtttacctTTTCATTCTATAACAGTCTAGCAAGTCTGTAATGGGGATATTTCATCCTTTCTAGTTGGAATTCGACCTGGTTTCTCATTATTAGCTTCCCTGATTCTATATGGATTCATTTTGAAGGGACTAGTTAACTAACTAAGAACTTTACAGTGTACACCTGTAAAGACTTTGTCTTTGACAATTcacattttttagatttgaaacgATGGAGTTGAGTGGTCCATTGTCGAGTAGATGGTGGCAGATTGTTTAAGGTTAGAAGCATTAGTGATATCTCTATCTCCTGCTAATTCTTGAAATGTGGAGATTTATTAGTCATGCCATTTAGTCAAGAACTGCTGTTAAACCAAATGGTGTTGCATTGGAGATGAATCTTGAAAGAGTTGATGGAAGGTTGAACCTGCTGGTGATTTGTACGATCAAAATAGAACAGTTTGATATCGTGAAATCAACCATTGAATGGAGAAGCGgacatttttctaaccttcaaCTCTTTCGGCAAGGGGTTGCacacattttcaatttttcttgcaggATGGTCGTGTAATTGTGTCTCATCTATTGCCAATTAGGTTATATCTGTTGTCTGGCTGGTACTCATGCACTGTTGTGTTTGATTTGTGCTTTTATTATTTCTAGATTTAATTGATACATGACTGAAGAGTTTTAGTGCAATATGGAATGTAAAACAATGCTTATTCGTTTTACTCCTCTCATATTAATGTGTTATTTAATATCTGTACTGATGTTCCTAGTGCAGAAAGTGAGATCGGGAATCGCTAAGATAATATTATTCTGTATCTTTCATTCTTCCTTGTCTTTCATTTATGCTCTAAACACTGAACAAAATACCATGAGAATTGTGACATATAATTTGAGTTTTTAGACAAGTAAATAGTGACTGACAGTCGATTCCATAAATAGTTCTttgcaaataatatatatgaccctgaaaaaaaaatgtttggtagTTTTTAACAGAAAATGTTCCATGAAAAGTAATCAAAATTGCTGCTGTATTTTAACAAGCAAAAACTACGTGTTCCTCTTCAAAAACATCTGTGTTTGCTTAGCTTCTTGCCAATTCTCAGACTATTTCTTGgacattaatttcaatatttttcatattaatccATTCATTTCGGTATGTGAAACAGTATTCCTG includes:
- the LOC118030817 gene encoding uncharacterized protein isoform X2, producing MADESQYSTATDTTPPSSNKRKYDDQSAPPPSTRRQTGFSSPISDPAPPPSYNSVAPPADEIQMAKQKAQEIAARIMSGAGADIKRPRAENGASGFDSSENNKGFSSAPLDMKSTMSNSVPSSIPVSYGSYLGGSGSSKKIDIPQGRVGVIIGKGGETIKYLQLQSGAKIQVTRDMDADPNSPTRMVELMGTPEQIAKAEQLINDVLAEAEAGGSGTVSQRFTGHGGSEHFAMKIPNNKVGLVIGKGGETIKNMQARSGARIQVIPLHLPPGDTSAERTVHIEGTSEQVETAKQLVNEVTSENRMRNPNMGGGYPQQGYQARPPTNWGPSSAPPMQPAGYGYMQTGAYPGASAQYNMSQPAYQGYPPQQPSGGYPSNWDQSAVSANQQNQVYDYYSQPPSSQQQTPGASAAPADSTGYNYSQAPASGYNQQGQGYSQDGYGGYQQPGYGQPPPYDQQQGYTSAPNYSNVANPTQEGHAPSYGAQADSAQASSQPSATGQQGYSTGQQPSPNPASYPSQGAAQPGYGLPPSSQAGYGSQPPAQYASYGAPQSQKPPANPPVYGQSQQSPSTPGGYGQPAGQPGYPPSQPPPSGYVQQPDSGSQRAAPSSYGAAGAQPGYAAPTYGAPPVGQPGYGQGAQPYNASYGSGYPQPAAYSADGNAANNARGTYELAPASQTASQQSGVAKASPQS
- the LOC118030818 gene encoding uncharacterized protein is translated as MASKLVQLQSKAAQASQLVAKHGGSYYRQLLEQNKQYIQDPPTAEKCNLLSKQLLYTRLASIPGRYEAFWKELDAAKQLWKNRKELKVEDAGIAALFGLECFAWFCAGEIVGRGFTFTGYYV
- the LOC118030817 gene encoding uncharacterized protein isoform X1 yields the protein MADESQYSTATDTTPPSSNKRKYDDQSAPPPSTRRQTGFSSPISDPAPPPSYNSVAPPADEIQMAKQKAQEIAARIMSGAGADIKRPRAENGASGFDSSENNKGFSSAPLDMKSTMSNSVPSSIPVSYGSYLGGSGSSKKIDIPQGRVGVIIGKGGETIKYLQLQSGAKIQVTRDMDADPNSPTRMVELMGTPEQIAKAEQLINDVLAEGTYSGECFAVQAEAGGSGTVSQRFTGHGGSEHFAMKIPNNKVGLVIGKGGETIKNMQARSGARIQVIPLHLPPGDTSAERTVHIEGTSEQVETAKQLVNEVTSENRMRNPNMGGGYPQQGYQARPPTNWGPSSAPPMQPAGYGYMQTGAYPGASAQYNMSQPAYQGYPPQQPSGGYPSNWDQSAVSANQQNQVYDYYSQPPSSQQQTPGASAAPADSTGYNYSQAPASGYNQQGQGYSQDGYGGYQQPGYGQPPPYDQQQGYTSAPNYSNVANPTQEGHAPSYGAQADSAQASSQPSATGQQGYSTGQQPSPNPASYPSQGAAQPGYGLPPSSQAGYGSQPPAQYASYGAPQSQKPPANPPVYGQSQQSPSTPGGYGQPAGQPGYPPSQPPPSGYVQQPDSGSQRAAPSSYGAAGAQPGYAAPTYGAPPVGQPGYGQGAQPYNASYGSGYPQPAAYSADGNAANNARGTYELAPASQTASQQSGVAKASPQS